One window from the genome of Roseomonas haemaphysalidis encodes:
- a CDS encoding DUF6065 family protein — protein sequence MATDGPDRRLIAYTLDRPLPPIQPAPVRRDWMDASPQGFAYRCLPLTIANSHGWVVLAESTSDAVWNGGDQPGDIAIKQVGGPGAAPLSHFGAGILTFHVDALIRTPPGMNLWVSGPPNAVKDGIAPLSGVVETDWAPMTFTMNWRFTRPFHSVRFTAGEAICFFFPVPRDIVAGMQPETRPLAEDPALQAAHHGWRQARNGFNAGLKQPGSAEQAQGWQRHYHRGRAPVGGGAVHGHATKSQARPFPPPAPAVTREASPPP from the coding sequence ATGGCCACCGATGGTCCGGACCGTCGCCTGATCGCCTATACCCTCGACCGACCCTTGCCGCCGATCCAGCCGGCGCCGGTGCGCCGCGACTGGATGGATGCCTCGCCCCAGGGCTTCGCCTATCGCTGCCTGCCACTCACCATCGCCAACAGCCATGGCTGGGTGGTGCTGGCGGAAAGCACCTCGGACGCGGTATGGAACGGCGGCGACCAACCCGGTGACATCGCCATCAAGCAGGTCGGGGGTCCCGGTGCGGCGCCGCTCAGCCATTTCGGCGCCGGCATCCTGACCTTTCATGTCGATGCGCTGATCCGCACGCCGCCGGGCATGAACCTCTGGGTGTCCGGCCCGCCTAATGCCGTGAAGGACGGCATCGCCCCGCTGTCCGGCGTCGTGGAAACGGACTGGGCACCCATGACCTTCACCATGAACTGGCGCTTCACCCGCCCCTTCCACTCCGTGCGCTTCACGGCAGGCGAGGCGATCTGCTTCTTTTTCCCCGTGCCGCGCGACATCGTTGCCGGCATGCAGCCGGAAACCCGCCCTCTGGCGGAGGACCCGGCGCTGCAGGCCGCCCACCACGGGTGGCGGCAAGCCCGCAACGGCTTCAATGCCGGGTTGAAGCAACCGGGCAGCGCGGAACAGGCGCAGGGCTGGCAGCGGCATTACCATCGTGGCCGGGCTCCGGTCGGCGGCGGCGCGGTGCATGGCCACGCCACCAAATCGCAGGCCCGCCCCTTTCCGCCACCCGCCCCAGCCGTCACTCGGGAAGCGTCGCCACCGCCCTGA
- a CDS encoding M20 aminoacylase family protein, giving the protein MNDTLLSAIRELQPELSAIRRDIHTHPEIGMEEQRTAALVAAKLREYGLSVTEGIGNTGVVATLKGRLPGQRAIGLRADMDALLINETTGLPHASVNPGKMHACGHDGHTTMLLGAAKFLSQNPDFGGTVHFIFQPAEEGRGGAVAMLKDGLFDRFPVDAVYGLHNEPGMPLGLFSTRTGPALAASDRWVVTFRGTGGHGGATPHLSTDVTVVQAQFVLALQTIVSRNIAAVDSAVISVGAIEGGAFGSTNVMPAVMRVGGTARSYLPEVRDTMERRIAELAHGIAATFGCTAEPEYFRGTTALVNHAEQTVTAVAAAGALVGEQAVDANAKPVTGGEDFAHMLEARPGAFMFMGQGAGGATSEGLHTPSYDFNDDAIPFGVGYWVSLVREEMGEAR; this is encoded by the coding sequence ATGAACGACACCCTGCTTTCCGCCATTCGAGAGCTGCAGCCCGAGCTCTCCGCCATCCGGCGCGACATCCACACCCACCCCGAGATCGGGATGGAGGAGCAGCGCACGGCGGCGCTGGTCGCCGCCAAACTGCGGGAATACGGGCTGTCGGTCACGGAAGGCATCGGCAACACCGGCGTGGTGGCGACCCTCAAGGGCCGCCTGCCCGGCCAGCGCGCCATCGGCCTGCGGGCTGACATGGATGCGCTGCTGATCAACGAGACGACCGGCCTGCCGCATGCCTCGGTCAACCCGGGCAAGATGCATGCCTGCGGGCATGACGGCCACACCACCATGCTGCTGGGTGCCGCGAAATTCCTGTCGCAGAACCCTGACTTTGGCGGCACCGTGCACTTCATCTTCCAGCCTGCCGAGGAAGGCCGCGGCGGCGCCGTGGCGATGCTGAAGGACGGGTTGTTCGACCGCTTCCCGGTGGATGCGGTGTACGGTCTGCACAACGAGCCGGGCATGCCGCTCGGGCTGTTCTCCACCCGCACCGGCCCGGCCCTGGCGGCGAGCGACCGCTGGGTCGTCACCTTCCGCGGCACCGGTGGGCACGGTGGCGCCACGCCGCATCTTTCCACGGACGTGACGGTGGTGCAGGCGCAATTCGTGCTGGCATTGCAGACCATCGTCAGCCGCAACATCGCCGCCGTCGACTCGGCGGTGATCAGCGTGGGTGCGATCGAGGGTGGCGCCTTCGGCTCCACCAACGTCATGCCGGCCGTGATGCGGGTGGGCGGCACGGCGCGCTCCTACCTGCCGGAGGTGCGTGACACCATGGAGCGGCGGATCGCCGAACTGGCGCACGGCATCGCCGCGACCTTCGGCTGCACGGCCGAGCCGGAATACTTTCGCGGCACGACCGCACTGGTGAACCACGCCGAGCAGACCGTGACGGCCGTGGCCGCAGCCGGCGCGCTGGTGGGCGAGCAGGCGGTCGATGCCAACGCCAAGCCCGTGACTGGCGGCGAGGACTTCGCCCACATGCTGGAAGCCCGCCCCGGCGCCTTCATGTTCATGGGGCAAGGCGCCGGCGGTGCGACGTCCGAGGGGCTGCACACGCCGAGCTACGACTTCAACGACGACGCCATCCCCTTCGGCGTCGGCTACTGGGTCAGCCTGGTGCGCGAGGAAATGGGAGAGGCCCGGTGA